The following proteins are co-located in the Argopecten irradians isolate NY chromosome 9, Ai_NY, whole genome shotgun sequence genome:
- the LOC138331797 gene encoding uncharacterized protein, producing MENYNCSKATKEERLERPTTSSIIKCMEDLVKKLNKLQPRVDDVIEQRKQEEELFHMSTKQVSQSIDGIGVLFEKAAMKMKDSLQTLRQDLSSRSKHTCSQHALTLKKEMESDIARYNQLSKCFGEYTEEDLLKELDMLRNSSGKYEATMPDLLLAEKSNTLHLLADDEFVTMCRTLVDCDHSLDIVSSKGVSTEELKLGDGGNRICFGVKTDEIENSNVAPICEIHAKSGNSWKNEICSFSDVALISNTVLVVDRQRLKVKRYNLEGEMIDWVRIHSPHGLAALRGTDDVIVTQPTEKSLTRVSTTTGLKITRTSRVEFPYYVIREMDDTCLAVSTIAAPADMLSLGSDQDKSTLAMNTRIHLIKHDGQLLKVLSLTDVDYEKLHGTNLFPDFESFTIPNHDRIAIRLTDMAGNNFVAYFTREGQPLWLYTASGTIHGLTYRAGLLYVYIGDMERKLTVLTSAGKPIKTVNLGDYSGKGNIMYAGERGVAMVDFSNIIRVYPYP from the exons ATGGAAAACTATAACTGCTCCAAAGCGACCAAGGAGGAAAG GCTTGAAAGGCCGACAACTTCTTCAATAATCAAATGTATGGAGGATCTCGTCAAGAAGCTTAATAAACTCCAACCAcgtgttgatgacgtcatcgaacAGCGGAAACAAGAAGAGGAGTTATTTCACATGTCAACCAAACAGGTATCGCAAAGTATCGATGGAATAGGGGTCTTGTTCGAAAAAGCagcaatgaaaatgaaagacTCACTTCAGACACTTCGACAAGATCTCTCTAGTCGGTCAAAACATACCTGCTCTCAACATGCACTAACATTAAAGAAGGAAATGGAATCTGATATTGCTCGTTACAATCAACTGTCAAAATGCTTTGGAGAGTATACTGAAGAGGATCTTCTGAAAGAACTAGACATGTTAAGAAACAGTTCTGGAAAGTACGAAGCGACTATGCCAGATCTTCTACTTGCGGAGAAGTCTAATACATTACATCTCCTAGCTGACGACGAGTTCGTCACCATGTGTCGAACATTGGTTGATTGTGATCATTCCCTAGATATAGTGTCTTCGAAAGGTGTTTCAACGGAGGAACTGAAATTAGGCGACGGAGGGAATCGTATCTGTTTTGGAGTTAAAAccgatgaaattgaaaattccAATGTAGCTCCTATTTGTGAAATCCACGCTAAATCGGGAAATTCGtggaaaaatgaaatatgctcTTTTAGTGATGTAGCTCTGATATCCAATACCGTTCTTGTTGTTGACCGTcaaaggttaaaggtcaagAGGTACAATCTCGAGGGAGAGATGATTGATTGGGTTAGGATCCATAGTCCACATGGATTGGCTGCATTACGAGGAACGGATGACGTCATTGTGACGCAGCCGACTGAAAAATCCCTCACGCGTGTCAGTACCACGACTGGTCTAAAAATCACGAGGACGTCACGTGTTGAATTTCCGTATTACGTCATAAGGGAAATGGATGACACGTGTCTGGCTGTCTCTACCATTGCCGCTCCGGCCGACATGTTGTCACTCGGTTCAGACCAAGACAAGTCAACACTAGCCATGAACACCCGCATTCATCTAATTAAACATGACGGACAGCTTTTAAAGGTCTTAAGTTTGACTGATGTCGACTACGAGAAGTTGCATGGTACAAATCTATTCCCAGATTTCGAATCCTTCACTATACCGAACCATGACCGTATTGCCATACGATTGACAGACATGGCGGGAAACAACTTTGTCGCCTATTTCACACGGGAAGGACAACCATTATGGTTATACACTGCGTCCGGAACAATTCATGGTCTGACCTATAGAGCAGGCCTGCTGTATGTCTATATAGGCGATATGGAAAGAAAGCTCACAGTACTGACATCTGCCGGGAAACCAATTAAAACGGTAAATCTCGGAGACTATTCAGGCAAGGGGAATATTATGTATGCCGGCGAGAGAGGGGTAGCCATGGTGGACTTCTCCAATATTATTCGAGTGTATCCGTATCCCTGA